One Bacillus sp. 1780r2a1 DNA segment encodes these proteins:
- the spo0A gene encoding sporulation transcription factor Spo0A: protein MKKIKVCLVDDNRELIGLLEDYISEQDDMEVIGVAYNGQECLSILKDKDPDVLVLDIIMPHLDGLAVLSQLKEMKKENYPNVIMLTAFGQEDVTKKAVDLGAAYFILKPFDMENLVNHIRQVSGQASSFTNRSSSSAMRLQRDNKPANLDASITSIIHEIGVPAHIKGYLYLREAISMVYKDIELLGSITKVLYPDIAKKYNTTASRVERAIRHAIEVAWSRGNIDSISSLFGYTVSMTKAKPTNSEFIAMVADKLRLEHKAS, encoded by the coding sequence TTGAAAAAAATTAAAGTATGTTTAGTCGATGATAATAGAGAATTAATTGGACTGCTTGAGGATTACATTTCTGAACAAGATGATATGGAAGTAATCGGGGTTGCGTATAACGGGCAGGAATGTTTGTCTATTTTAAAAGATAAAGATCCAGACGTGCTTGTACTAGATATCATCATGCCTCATTTAGATGGGCTTGCAGTATTGAGTCAATTAAAGGAAATGAAAAAAGAAAACTATCCTAACGTAATTATGCTAACCGCTTTTGGTCAAGAAGACGTGACGAAAAAGGCAGTCGATTTAGGCGCTGCTTATTTTATTTTAAAGCCATTTGATATGGAAAACTTAGTAAACCATATTCGCCAGGTAAGCGGTCAAGCTTCATCTTTCACAAACCGTTCATCCTCATCAGCAATGCGCTTACAGCGTGATAATAAGCCTGCGAACTTAGATGCAAGCATCACAAGCATTATTCATGAAATTGGCGTGCCTGCTCACATTAAAGGCTATTTATATTTACGTGAAGCGATTTCCATGGTTTATAAAGATATTGAATTACTGGGTTCAATTACAAAAGTCCTTTATCCGGATATTGCTAAAAAATATAATACTACAGCAAGTCGTGTGGAACGTGCGATTCGTCATGCAATTGAAGTAGCATGGAGCAGAGGTAATATCGATTCAATTTCCTCTTTATTCGGCTATACGGTTAGCATGACAAAAGCAAAGCCTACAAATTCAGAGTTTATCGCCATGGTTGCGGATAAATTACGTCTTGAACACAAAGCTTCTTGA
- the spoIVB gene encoding SpoIVB peptidase has product MNNRIRYIIGAILLVSFIFVGFIPVVQQYLTIPKQMTLFKSDEVNFPTSLAVSTHSNDVIETMKQDAKLSIAGKEVGKEEMMLHLAGVPVKRVDVQVLSDFKVIPGGQSIGVKLNSKGVLVVGYHQVDTKDGKKSPGEIAGIQVGDMITKINGKTIEKMSDITPFIQQAGKTGEPLKLQVMREKEQFQTKLYPLKDKEDYAYRIGLYIRDSAAGIGTMTFYDPKSKKYGALGHVISDMDTKKPIVVEDGQIVRSTVTSIEKGENGVPGEKLARFSEDKEIIGNIKTNSPFGIFGKLSETMENGILDKPMPISLSHQVKEGPAKILTVVENDKVEEFDVEVVSSIPQKFPATKGMVIKITDKELLDKTGGIVQGMSGSPIIQDGKVIGAVTHVFVNDPTSGYGVHIEWMLNEAGINIYKKESKRAS; this is encoded by the coding sequence ATGAACAATCGAATTAGATATATAATTGGTGCAATTCTCCTTGTTTCGTTTATTTTTGTAGGCTTTATCCCTGTTGTGCAGCAATACCTTACTATCCCAAAACAAATGACATTGTTTAAAAGTGATGAAGTGAATTTTCCTACATCGTTAGCAGTTAGCACTCATAGTAATGATGTTATTGAAACGATGAAACAAGACGCTAAGCTTAGTATCGCTGGCAAAGAAGTAGGAAAAGAAGAAATGATGCTTCACCTTGCAGGAGTACCGGTCAAAAGAGTAGATGTTCAAGTATTATCTGACTTTAAAGTCATTCCTGGAGGCCAATCAATTGGTGTCAAGCTGAACTCTAAAGGTGTTTTAGTTGTTGGTTATCATCAAGTTGATACGAAAGATGGAAAGAAATCTCCTGGTGAAATTGCAGGTATCCAAGTAGGCGACATGATTACAAAGATCAATGGCAAAACGATTGAAAAGATGAGTGATATTACCCCATTTATTCAGCAAGCAGGAAAAACTGGAGAGCCTTTAAAATTGCAAGTAATGAGAGAAAAAGAACAATTTCAAACAAAGTTATATCCTTTAAAAGACAAAGAAGATTACGCGTATCGAATTGGTCTATATATTAGAGATTCGGCAGCAGGTATTGGTACGATGACTTTCTATGATCCAAAATCAAAGAAATATGGAGCGTTAGGTCACGTCATTTCCGATATGGATACCAAAAAACCAATTGTTGTAGAAGATGGGCAAATTGTACGCTCTACCGTCACATCAATTGAAAAAGGTGAAAACGGCGTTCCAGGCGAGAAGCTAGCACGCTTCTCAGAAGATAAAGAAATTATCGGCAACATCAAAACAAATAGCCCATTTGGTATCTTTGGAAAGCTATCTGAAACGATGGAAAACGGTATTTTAGATAAGCCAATGCCGATTTCACTATCTCATCAAGTAAAAGAAGGACCCGCTAAGATTCTAACGGTAGTTGAAAATGATAAAGTGGAAGAGTTCGATGTGGAAGTTGTTAGTAGTATTCCACAAAAATTCCCTGCTACTAAAGGGATGGTCATTAAAATTACAGACAAAGAGTTATTAGACAAAACAGGTGGTATTGTGCAAGGAATGAGCGGCAGCCCAATTATTCAAGATGGCAAAGTAATCGGAGCTGTTACGCATGTATTTGTTAATGATCCAACTTCAGGATATGGTGTTCATATTGAGTGGATGTTAAATGAAGCTGGTATTAATATTTATAAAAAAGAATCAAAAAGAGCGAGCTAA
- the recN gene encoding DNA repair protein RecN produces the protein MLAELSIKNFAIIDELSVSFEKGLTVLTGETGAGKSIIIDAIHLLVGGRGSSEFVRHGTNRAEIEGLFLIEDEHPCYEKAKQVGVEVEDGMVVLRRDITMNGKSICRINGKLVTLGILREVGQTLMDIHGQHEHQDLMNQDRHLILLDQYGGQKVEEALSEYREVFTTYTTLKKQLEQLTENEQQMAHRLDLIQFQLDEIKAADLQPNEDELLMDERLKISNFEKIYTSLTDAYNALHGEQRGLDWLGVAMNHAEEISNLEDTYGEISEVISSSFYQIEDASYRIRQQLDLLEYDPKRLNFIESRLNEISHLKRKYGQSVDEILEYAAQIEDEIDRIENRDTHVEKIIQKLSSIAEDLLVEAKNVSEVRKQLAAELTDSIHQELQELYMAKTIFNIVFEKLPSNQADSELSGDSVKFTKDGIDSVEFYISTNPGEPLKPLAKVASGGELSRIMLALKSIFSKHQGVTSIIFDEVDTGVSGRVAQSIGEKIHAISVDSQVLCISHLPQVAAMADTHLFISKQIKDDRTTTSVLPLSEGEKTKEIARMIAGAEITDLTQQHAQELLGLAAKIKQ, from the coding sequence TTGTTAGCAGAACTATCAATCAAAAACTTTGCCATCATTGATGAGCTTTCAGTATCGTTTGAAAAAGGCTTAACAGTTTTAACAGGTGAAACAGGAGCTGGTAAGTCAATTATTATTGATGCTATTCATTTGCTTGTTGGAGGGCGTGGTTCATCTGAATTTGTAAGGCATGGAACAAATCGAGCGGAAATTGAAGGGTTATTTTTAATTGAAGACGAGCACCCTTGCTATGAAAAAGCCAAGCAAGTGGGAGTTGAAGTTGAAGATGGAATGGTGGTGCTAAGACGAGACATCACTATGAACGGTAAGAGTATTTGCCGTATCAATGGAAAGCTAGTCACGCTTGGCATTTTACGCGAAGTGGGTCAAACACTGATGGATATCCATGGACAGCATGAACACCAGGACTTGATGAACCAAGATCGACACCTAATTCTTCTTGATCAGTATGGGGGTCAAAAGGTTGAAGAAGCACTTTCAGAATATCGAGAAGTGTTTACTACATATACGACGCTAAAGAAACAATTAGAACAATTGACAGAAAATGAACAGCAAATGGCTCATCGCTTAGACTTGATTCAATTTCAGCTTGATGAAATCAAAGCAGCTGATCTTCAACCAAATGAAGATGAGCTGCTGATGGATGAGCGCCTTAAGATTTCTAACTTTGAGAAGATTTATACGTCCTTAACAGATGCGTATAATGCGCTTCATGGTGAGCAAAGAGGGTTAGATTGGCTGGGTGTAGCTATGAATCATGCCGAAGAAATTTCAAACTTAGAAGATACCTATGGTGAAATTTCAGAAGTTATATCATCAAGTTTTTATCAAATTGAAGATGCTTCTTATCGTATTCGTCAGCAGCTTGATTTATTAGAGTATGACCCAAAGCGCCTTAATTTTATTGAATCACGGCTAAATGAAATTAGTCATTTAAAGCGTAAGTATGGTCAAAGCGTTGATGAAATTCTGGAGTATGCAGCTCAAATTGAAGATGAAATTGATCGAATTGAAAATCGAGATACTCATGTTGAGAAAATTATACAAAAGCTGTCGAGCATAGCGGAAGATTTGCTTGTTGAAGCGAAAAATGTTTCTGAGGTTAGAAAGCAGCTAGCAGCGGAATTAACGGATAGTATTCATCAAGAGCTACAGGAGCTTTATATGGCTAAAACTATTTTTAATATCGTATTTGAAAAGCTACCATCAAATCAAGCTGATAGCGAACTTAGCGGTGATTCTGTTAAGTTTACTAAGGATGGTATCGATTCAGTGGAGTTTTACATTTCTACAAACCCAGGTGAGCCGTTAAAGCCTCTTGCTAAAGTAGCGTCTGGTGGAGAACTATCTCGTATTATGCTTGCACTAAAGAGTATTTTTTCTAAGCATCAAGGCGTTACGTCCATTATTTTTGATGAAGTAGATACAGGAGTGAGCGGCCGTGTCGCACAGTCCATTGGTGAGAAAATTCATGCCATTTCTGTAGATTCTCAGGTACTATGTATTTCTCATCTTCCACAGGTGGCTGCTATGGCAGATACACATTTGTTTATTTCAAAGCAAATTAAAGATGATCGTACTACAACATCTGTTCTACCTTTAAGTGAAGGGGAGAAAACAAAAGAAATTGCTCGCATGATTGCAGGAGCCGAAATAACTGATTTAACTCAGCAGCACGCCCAAGAACTGTTGGGTTTAGCAGCAAAAATTAAACAATAA
- the argR gene encoding transcriptional regulator ArgR, translating into MNKGQRHIKIRDIITNNDIETQDELVDILKNQGFNVTQATISRDIKELHLVKVPLMDGRYKYSLPADQRFNPLQKLKRSLMDAFVKIDSAGHMLVMKTLPGNANAIGALIDHLDWEEILGTICGDDTCLIICRTPEDTQKISDRFLEML; encoded by the coding sequence ATGAACAAAGGGCAAAGACATATTAAAATTCGTGACATTATTACAAACAATGATATTGAAACGCAAGACGAGTTAGTAGATATTTTGAAAAATCAAGGATTTAACGTAACGCAAGCAACCATCTCTCGCGACATTAAAGAGCTTCACTTAGTAAAAGTTCCGTTAATGGATGGTCGCTATAAATACAGCCTTCCTGCCGATCAGCGCTTTAACCCTTTACAAAAGCTAAAGCGGTCATTGATGGATGCTTTTGTAAAAATCGATTCAGCAGGGCATATGCTGGTAATGAAAACTTTGCCAGGTAATGCCAACGCTATTGGAGCATTGATTGATCATTTAGATTGGGAAGAAATTCTAGGTACAATTTGTGGTGATGATACGTGTTTGATTATTTGTCGAACGCCTGAAGATACTCAAAAGATTTCGGATCGATTCTTAGAAATGTTGTAA
- a CDS encoding TlyA family RNA methyltransferase has translation MTKKERVDVLLVERGLVETREKAKRTVMAGLVYANEQRLDKPGEKIDRETPLTVKGAVMPYVSRGGFKLEKALKEFDVQVKDRIMIDIGSSTGGFTDCALQNGAKMSYALDVGYNQLAWKLRQDERVVVMERTNFRYVTPADLTAGLPEFASIDVSFISLKLILPVLKQLLVSGSDVVALVKPQFEAGREQVGKKGIVRDAKVHQEVVENMVNFALKEGYDVRNVSYSPITGGDGNIEFLLHLHWKGQRQQGENLATLTAQEVVEQAHSVLKEKKS, from the coding sequence GTGACGAAAAAAGAACGAGTAGACGTTCTACTAGTCGAAAGAGGCTTGGTAGAAACGAGAGAAAAAGCGAAGCGAACAGTTATGGCTGGCCTTGTATACGCGAATGAACAGCGTTTAGACAAGCCTGGGGAAAAGATTGATCGAGAAACACCTTTGACTGTAAAGGGAGCAGTAATGCCGTATGTAAGTAGAGGTGGCTTTAAGCTTGAAAAAGCACTGAAAGAGTTTGATGTACAAGTGAAAGATCGTATTATGATTGATATTGGCTCATCAACAGGTGGATTTACTGACTGTGCTTTGCAAAACGGAGCAAAAATGTCATATGCACTGGATGTCGGCTATAATCAACTTGCTTGGAAGCTGCGACAAGATGAGCGAGTGGTTGTGATGGAACGTACGAACTTTCGCTATGTTACGCCAGCTGACCTTACGGCCGGGTTACCTGAATTCGCATCAATCGATGTTTCATTTATTTCCTTAAAGTTAATTCTGCCCGTGCTAAAACAACTTCTTGTATCAGGAAGTGACGTGGTAGCCCTTGTGAAGCCGCAGTTTGAAGCAGGTCGCGAGCAAGTTGGAAAAAAAGGAATTGTACGAGATGCAAAGGTTCATCAAGAAGTTGTTGAGAATATGGTGAATTTTGCTTTGAAGGAAGGGTATGATGTGCGCAACGTATCGTACTCACCAATAACGGGTGGAGACGGAAACATTGAGTTTCTACTTCACCTACATTGGAAAGGACAAAGACAGCAAGGAGAGAATCTTGCTACTCTAACAGCTCAGGAAGTTGTTGAACAAGCGCATTCAGTACTTAAAGAGAAGAAGTCTTAA
- the dxs gene encoding 1-deoxy-D-xylulose-5-phosphate synthase, giving the protein MDLTAIKSPDFLKKMSITELEALSEDIRRFLITKLSVTGGHIGPNLGVVELTVALHKVFNSPKDKFLWDVGHQSYVHKILTGRACEFDTIRQYKGLCGFPKRDESEHDVWETGHSSTSLSAAMGMAVARDLQKTKSHVIPIIGDGALTGGMALEALNHIGHEKTDMTVILNDNEMSIAPNVGALHSVLGRLRTAGKYNWVKDELEVLLKKVPAVGGKLAATAERVKDGLKYMVVSGMFFEDLGFTYLGPVDGHNYEELLETLQYAKKTKGPVVVHVITKKGKGYLPAESDTSGAWHGTGPYKIESGDFIKDKNVPVGWSALVSNTVLKMARKDDRIVAVTPAMPVGSKLEAFQQEFPHRMFDVGIAEQHATTMAAGLATQNMKPFLAIYSTFLQRAYDQVVHDICRQKLNVFIGIDRAGLVGADGETHQGVFDIAFLRHLPNLVLMMPKDENEGQHMVHTALTYEAGPIAMRYPRGNGLGVPLDEELKSIDIGTWEVLKEGTDATILTFGTTIPMAMEAAEALSEKGIQVEVINARFIKPMDEAMLHQVLKSNRPVLTIEEAVLQGGFGSAVLEFASEHGYYSPIDRMGIPDKFIEHGSVTKLLEEINLTTDEVINRVNKLVRPIQKRLEVK; this is encoded by the coding sequence TTGGATCTTACAGCGATAAAAAGTCCTGATTTTTTAAAAAAGATGTCAATAACAGAATTAGAAGCATTGAGTGAAGACATTCGTCGCTTTTTAATTACAAAGCTCTCTGTAACAGGAGGCCATATTGGGCCAAACTTAGGAGTAGTTGAGCTGACGGTGGCCCTTCATAAAGTATTTAACAGTCCTAAAGATAAATTTCTATGGGATGTTGGACATCAGTCCTATGTTCATAAAATTTTAACGGGGCGAGCATGCGAATTCGATACTATTCGCCAGTATAAAGGCCTTTGCGGTTTTCCTAAGCGTGATGAAAGCGAACATGATGTGTGGGAAACGGGACACAGTTCTACTTCATTATCAGCTGCAATGGGAATGGCAGTTGCGCGTGATTTACAAAAAACAAAATCTCATGTTATCCCAATTATTGGTGACGGAGCCTTAACAGGCGGTATGGCCTTGGAAGCGCTAAACCATATTGGCCATGAAAAAACAGATATGACTGTTATTTTAAACGATAATGAGATGTCGATTGCTCCAAATGTAGGTGCCCTTCACAGCGTACTGGGGCGACTTCGTACAGCAGGGAAATACAATTGGGTAAAAGATGAGCTAGAAGTGCTTTTGAAAAAAGTTCCAGCCGTTGGTGGGAAACTAGCAGCCACAGCGGAGCGCGTTAAAGATGGTCTAAAGTATATGGTTGTATCCGGTATGTTTTTTGAAGACCTTGGATTTACATACCTCGGTCCGGTGGATGGTCATAATTACGAAGAGCTTTTAGAAACTCTTCAGTATGCCAAGAAGACAAAAGGGCCAGTTGTCGTTCATGTTATTACGAAAAAAGGTAAGGGGTACTTACCAGCAGAAAGTGATACTAGCGGTGCGTGGCATGGTACAGGCCCTTACAAAATTGAGTCTGGTGACTTTATTAAAGATAAAAATGTACCGGTAGGATGGAGCGCACTAGTGAGTAATACTGTTTTAAAAATGGCTCGTAAAGACGACCGTATTGTAGCGGTCACGCCTGCTATGCCAGTTGGCTCTAAGTTAGAAGCATTTCAACAAGAGTTTCCGCATCGTATGTTTGATGTTGGAATTGCAGAGCAACATGCAACAACGATGGCAGCTGGCTTAGCTACTCAAAATATGAAGCCGTTCTTAGCTATTTATTCAACGTTCTTGCAGCGTGCTTATGACCAAGTTGTACATGACATTTGTCGTCAAAAGCTAAATGTATTTATCGGAATTGACCGAGCAGGCTTAGTTGGAGCAGACGGAGAAACACATCAAGGTGTATTCGATATTGCATTTTTACGCCATTTACCAAACTTAGTGTTAATGATGCCGAAAGATGAAAATGAAGGTCAGCATATGGTTCATACAGCATTAACATATGAAGCAGGACCAATTGCTATGCGTTATCCTAGAGGGAATGGTCTAGGGGTACCATTAGATGAAGAGCTAAAGTCAATTGATATTGGGACATGGGAAGTACTAAAAGAAGGTACAGATGCAACTATCCTAACGTTTGGTACAACGATTCCAATGGCTATGGAAGCGGCGGAAGCGTTAAGTGAAAAAGGTATTCAAGTTGAGGTTATCAATGCACGTTTCATCAAGCCAATGGATGAAGCAATGCTGCACCAAGTTTTAAAATCAAATCGCCCTGTTTTAACAATTGAAGAAGCTGTATTACAAGGTGGATTTGGAAGTGCAGTATTAGAGTTTGCTTCAGAGCATGGATATTATTCCCCTATCGATCGTATGGGAATTCCAGATAAGTTTATTGAGCATGGAAGCGTAACAAAGTTATTAGAAGAAATTAACCTAACAACTGATGAAGTAATTAATCGAGTAAATAAACTCGTAAGACCAATACAAAAGAGGCTTGAAGTGAAGTGA
- a CDS encoding polyprenyl synthetase family protein gives MQFTKEKVETFFHEYVTNLQAPSLLKESMLYSLMAGGKRLRPMLVFATLKALGHDEEKGIAVASAVEMIHTYSLIHDDLPSMDDDDLRRGKPTNHKVYGEATAILAGDALLTNSFQVIINASQIKDEVKVELLSELTKAAGAEGMIKGQVADMQGEQQHEYLTLQELEDIHIHKTGKLLSFCVKAGAILGEATEEQLKLLEKFSFNLGIAFQIQDDILDIEGSEEAIGKPVGSDKENEKTTYPLLLGMEEAKQKLHHHIQSSLDALKTANLDTGLLEEICLYVAKRDR, from the coding sequence ATTCAATTTACAAAAGAGAAAGTAGAGACATTTTTTCATGAGTATGTAACAAATCTGCAAGCTCCTTCATTATTAAAAGAGTCGATGTTGTATTCATTAATGGCAGGAGGAAAGCGTCTGAGACCAATGTTAGTTTTTGCGACGTTAAAAGCATTGGGGCATGATGAAGAAAAAGGAATCGCAGTTGCAAGCGCAGTTGAAATGATTCACACGTATTCACTCATTCACGATGACTTACCAAGCATGGATGACGATGATTTACGAAGAGGCAAGCCTACAAATCACAAGGTATATGGCGAAGCAACGGCAATTTTAGCTGGAGACGCGCTATTAACAAACAGTTTTCAGGTAATTATAAATGCCTCACAAATAAAAGATGAAGTAAAAGTAGAGCTTCTGAGCGAGCTTACAAAAGCAGCGGGAGCAGAAGGCATGATTAAAGGACAGGTTGCTGATATGCAAGGAGAACAGCAACATGAATATTTAACCCTTCAGGAGCTAGAAGATATTCATATACATAAAACAGGAAAGCTTTTAAGTTTTTGTGTGAAAGCAGGTGCAATTTTAGGTGAGGCAACTGAAGAGCAGTTGAAGCTTCTAGAAAAGTTCAGCTTTAACTTAGGAATTGCTTTTCAAATTCAAGATGACATTTTAGATATTGAAGGGTCCGAAGAAGCAATTGGCAAACCAGTGGGAAGCGATAAGGAAAACGAAAAGACGACGTATCCACTTCTACTGGGAATGGAAGAAGCCAAACAAAAGCTTCATCACCATATTCAATCGAGCTTAGATGCGCTTAAAACAGCGAATTTGGATACGGGGTTGCTTGAAGAAATTTGTCTATACGTAGCAAAACGTGATCGTTAA
- a CDS encoding exodeoxyribonuclease VII small subunit, translating into MANKKEQTFEDAMDQLEKIVNNLEEGDIPLEEAIEKFQQGMSLSKFCHDRLQQIEKQMENILQEDGTLAPFTVQEEE; encoded by the coding sequence ATGGCGAATAAAAAAGAGCAGACGTTTGAAGACGCAATGGATCAGCTGGAGAAAATTGTGAATAACTTAGAAGAAGGTGACATTCCGTTGGAAGAAGCGATTGAAAAATTTCAGCAAGGAATGTCTTTATCAAAATTCTGTCATGATCGTCTCCAGCAAATCGAAAAACAAATGGAGAACATTTTGCAAGAAGACGGAACGTTAGCACCTTTTACTGTTCAGGAGGAAGAATAA
- the xseA gene encoding exodeoxyribonuclease VII large subunit: MSEVRYLTVSALTRYIKRKFDVDPHLQDIWIKGEISNFKKHSRGHMYFTLKDENARIAAVMFAGHNSKLAFQPEEGMKVLIRSEISVYEPSGNYQMYVKEMQPDGVGNLYLAYEQLKKKLEKEGLFHASHKQNLPKYPSAIGVITSPTGAAVRDIITTLKRRYPIAKIIVIPALVQGVNAAPSIVKAINEANKRDEVDVLIVGRGGGSIEELWAFNEEAVARAIYHSALPVISAVGHETDFTIADFVADLRAPTPTGAAELAVPSIAEISERISQRNIRLLRAMNEKIQHSKRRLEKSQKSYAFRYPQKLIEQKEQQLDRVIDTLYRESKRFFERKQNQYEQLAMNLQRNHPQQKIKQAREQHMQLTKVLQREMQQLMKQQHLLFATTASKLHALSPLKTMERGYSLVYDDDQKLIKSTKQLAKGDTIQVRLTDGQLQCEVSDIKER; encoded by the coding sequence ATGAGTGAAGTTCGTTATTTAACTGTATCAGCATTAACACGCTATATTAAGCGGAAATTTGATGTTGATCCTCACTTACAAGATATTTGGATTAAAGGTGAAATATCTAACTTTAAAAAGCATAGTAGAGGTCATATGTATTTTACCTTAAAAGATGAAAATGCTCGAATTGCAGCGGTTATGTTTGCTGGTCATAACAGCAAATTAGCTTTTCAGCCTGAAGAAGGAATGAAAGTGTTAATTCGCAGCGAAATATCCGTATACGAACCAAGTGGAAACTATCAAATGTATGTAAAGGAAATGCAACCTGATGGTGTTGGTAATCTCTACTTAGCTTATGAGCAGTTAAAGAAAAAGCTTGAAAAAGAAGGCTTATTTCATGCTTCCCACAAACAAAACCTTCCAAAATACCCGAGTGCAATCGGTGTAATTACATCCCCGACAGGAGCCGCAGTCCGCGATATTATCACAACGCTGAAAAGGCGCTACCCAATCGCTAAAATTATTGTTATACCAGCTCTCGTTCAAGGTGTGAATGCTGCTCCTTCAATCGTAAAAGCAATCAACGAAGCAAACAAGCGAGACGAAGTTGATGTACTAATTGTTGGGCGAGGAGGAGGGTCGATTGAAGAGCTATGGGCGTTTAATGAAGAAGCGGTTGCACGTGCGATTTATCATTCAGCGCTACCTGTTATTTCAGCAGTTGGGCATGAGACCGACTTTACAATTGCAGATTTTGTAGCAGATCTAAGAGCCCCGACTCCAACAGGAGCTGCAGAACTCGCAGTACCAAGTATTGCTGAGATTTCGGAGCGTATTTCGCAACGAAATATTCGCTTACTTCGCGCGATGAATGAAAAAATTCAGCATAGTAAAAGACGATTGGAAAAGTCCCAAAAATCCTATGCGTTTCGCTATCCACAAAAACTAATCGAACAAAAAGAGCAACAACTTGACCGCGTTATCGATACATTATATCGTGAAAGCAAGAGATTTTTCGAAAGAAAGCAAAATCAATACGAACAACTTGCCATGAACTTGCAGCGCAATCATCCTCAGCAAAAAATCAAGCAAGCACGTGAACAGCACATGCAGCTAACAAAAGTGTTGCAAAGAGAAATGCAACAACTTATGAAACAGCAGCACCTTTTATTTGCAACCACAGCCTCTAAGCTACATGCACTAAGCCCGTTAAAAACAATGGAGCGGGGATATAGCTTGGTGTATGATGATGATCAGAAGTTAATAAAATCAACAAAGCAATTGGCAAAAGGTGATACTATTCAAGTTCGGTTAACTGATGGGCAACTACAGTGTGAAGTGTCAGATATAAAGGAGCGATAA
- the nusB gene encoding transcription antitermination factor NusB: protein MKRHTARQKALQALFQHDLGQIEPLEAMENVLQEGKGDDFLEKLVLGVANNQEEIDGILRDHLEKWTLDRVATVDRTILRMAVYEMKYEEEIPGNVTMNEAIELAKVFGDDQSGRFINGVLSKVAVTLSR from the coding sequence ATGAAAAGACATACAGCAAGACAAAAAGCATTACAGGCCTTATTTCAGCACGACCTTGGGCAAATTGAGCCGTTAGAAGCAATGGAGAATGTGTTGCAAGAAGGAAAAGGTGACGATTTCTTAGAAAAATTAGTATTAGGCGTAGCAAATAACCAAGAAGAAATCGATGGCATTCTACGTGATCACTTAGAAAAATGGACGTTAGATAGAGTTGCAACGGTAGACCGTACTATTTTACGTATGGCGGTATATGAAATGAAATACGAAGAAGAAATTCCTGGAAATGTTACGATGAATGAAGCAATTGAATTAGCGAAAGTATTTGGTGATGATCAATCTGGTCGCTTTATTAATGGTGTATTATCGAAGGTAGCTGTTACTCTATCTCGCTAA
- a CDS encoding Asp23/Gls24 family envelope stress response protein encodes MNENHVLEMEEHPNSLGKVEIAPEVIEVIAGIAASEVEGVTAMRGNFAAGVVEKLGKKNHGKGVKVDLTENGIKVDVFCMMKFGVSIPVVAQKVQDNIRQALKNMTAIEIDEVNIHIVGVQFDTQKQEVEEEE; translated from the coding sequence ATGAATGAAAATCATGTATTAGAAATGGAAGAACATCCAAATTCCTTAGGTAAAGTTGAAATTGCTCCTGAAGTTATTGAAGTAATTGCAGGGATTGCGGCTTCAGAAGTAGAGGGCGTTACGGCTATGCGTGGCAATTTTGCAGCAGGTGTCGTTGAAAAGCTAGGGAAGAAAAACCATGGAAAAGGCGTTAAAGTCGATTTAACTGAAAATGGTATTAAAGTTGATGTATTCTGCATGATGAAGTTTGGTGTATCTATTCCAGTTGTGGCGCAAAAGGTGCAAGATAATATCCGCCAAGCGTTAAAGAATATGACAGCAATTGAAATAGATGAAGTAAATATTCATATTGTGGGCGTTCAATTTGATACGCAAAAGCAAGAAGTTGAAGAAGAGGAGTAA